One region of Miscanthus floridulus cultivar M001 chromosome 19, ASM1932011v1, whole genome shotgun sequence genomic DNA includes:
- the LOC136525705 gene encoding uncharacterized protein, with the protein MPLGQINLHVTFGGPSNYRTETLAFEVVGFHGTYHAILGRPCYVKFMAVPNYTYLKLKMSGLGRVITVGISFQRAYECEVECCDHAAAIVAFGEIANIRKEVTKEAPDPKRSTGAFEPVKGSKEVLIDLGSTEGKIVRIGTTISSE; encoded by the coding sequence ATGCCgcttgggcagatcaatctgcacGTCACCTTTGGGGGTCCATCCAACTACAGGACGGAGACTCTTGCTTTTGAAGTGGTGGGGTTCCACGGaacttaccacgccatcctagggcgaccatgctacgtgaagtttatggctgtccccaactacacttacCTCAAGCTAAAAATGTCGGGCTTAGGCAGGGTCATCACTGTCGGCATATCCTTTcagcgcgcctacgagtgcgaagtcgagtgcTGCGATCACGCCGCAGCGATCGTAGCCTTCGGAGAGATCGCGAACATCAGAAaagaggtcaccaaagaagcacccgaccccaaaaGGTCGACCGGGGCCTTCGAGCCAGTGAAAGGCTCtaaggaagtcctcatagacctCGGGAGCACTGAGGGAAAAATTGTGCGCATTGGTACCACtatttcctccgaatag